A window of the Balaenoptera acutorostrata chromosome 13, mBalAcu1.1, whole genome shotgun sequence genome harbors these coding sequences:
- the C13H18orf21 gene encoding UPF0711 protein C18orf21 homolog isoform X1, translated as MRQKHYLEAAARKLQDSCPGQARYLLWAYSSSHDDKSTFEGACPYCFQLLVQDKSRVRLKPKPKLTTKIQKLLNREARNYTLSFKEAKILKKYKDSKSVLLITCKTCNRAVKHHGKSRSFLSTLKSNPTTPASKLSLKTPERKTLSSAKLNHDMSGSKAKSPALIFRTATSGQSTPICSSKNVSKTKKHFSQLKMLLSQSESEKNPKVDFRNFLSSL; from the exons ATGAGGCAGAAGCACTACCTTGAGGCTGCGGCGCGGAAACTACAAGATAGCTGCCCGGGCCAGGCCCGCTATCTCCT CTGGGCCTACAGTTCGTCACACG aTGATAAAAGCACTTTTGAAGGAGCATGTCCATACTGTTTCCAGTTGCTGGTTCAGGATAAGTCTCGAGTACGTctcaaacccaaacccaaactgaCAACCAAAATACAGAAACTTCTTAATCGAGAAGCAAGAAATTATACACTCAGttttaaagaagcaaaaattttgaaaaagtacaAAGACTCCAAAAGTGTATTG TTGATTACTTGTAAAACATGCAACAGAGCAGTTAAACATCATGGTAAAAGTAGAAGCTTTCTATCAACATTGAAGAGCAATCCTACCACTCCTGCGAGTAAACTCAGCCTAAAGACCCCAGAGAGAAAGACTCTAAGTTCTGCAAAGCTAAATCATGATATGTCTGGTTCCAAAGCCAAGAGCCCAGCATTGATTTTCAG aaCAGCTACATCTGGACAGTCAACACCCATTTGCTCCTCAAAGAATGTGAGCAAAACAAAGAAGCACTTCTCTCAACTAAAAATGTTGCTTAGTCAGAGTGAATCTGAAAAGAATCCAAAGGTGGACTTCAGAAATTTCTTATCTTCTTTGTAA
- the C13H18orf21 gene encoding UPF0711 protein C18orf21 homolog isoform X2 → MRQKHYLEAAARKLQDSCPGQARYLLWAYSSSHDDKSTFEGACPYCFQLLVQDKSRVRLKPKPKLTTKIQKLLNREARNYTLSFKEAKILKKYKDSKSVLLITCKTCNRAVKHHGKSRSFLSTLKSNPTTPASKLSLKTPERKTLSSAKLNHDMSGSKAKSPALIFSYIWTVNTHLLLKECEQNKEALLSTKNVA, encoded by the exons ATGAGGCAGAAGCACTACCTTGAGGCTGCGGCGCGGAAACTACAAGATAGCTGCCCGGGCCAGGCCCGCTATCTCCT CTGGGCCTACAGTTCGTCACACG aTGATAAAAGCACTTTTGAAGGAGCATGTCCATACTGTTTCCAGTTGCTGGTTCAGGATAAGTCTCGAGTACGTctcaaacccaaacccaaactgaCAACCAAAATACAGAAACTTCTTAATCGAGAAGCAAGAAATTATACACTCAGttttaaagaagcaaaaattttgaaaaagtacaAAGACTCCAAAAGTGTATTG TTGATTACTTGTAAAACATGCAACAGAGCAGTTAAACATCATGGTAAAAGTAGAAGCTTTCTATCAACATTGAAGAGCAATCCTACCACTCCTGCGAGTAAACTCAGCCTAAAGACCCCAGAGAGAAAGACTCTAAGTTCTGCAAAGCTAAATCATGATATGTCTGGTTCCAAAGCCAAGAGCCCAGCATTGATTTTCAG CTACATCTGGACAGTCAACACCCATTTGCTCCTCAAAGAATGTGAGCAAAACAAAGAAGCACTTCTCTCAACTAAAAATGTTGCTTAG